A DNA window from Aminiphilus circumscriptus DSM 16581 contains the following coding sequences:
- a CDS encoding ATP-binding cassette domain-containing protein has translation MSIRVTDLTHVYHQGTPLERRALDGVNLLVEPGSWVSVVGHTGSGKSTLAQHLNGLLFATRGVVEVDGVFLREDAPELLRKARKKVGLVFQYPEQQLFAETVSEEIAFAPRNWGISKERLPEVVHAAAARVGLEKSLLGMNPFNLSGGQKRRVALASVLASEPDYLVLDEPTAGLDGKGRKELLSLLSRFVREGKSVVLVTHDLDTALAHSHRILVLEDGKVFALGTPQEVLNALVGASVRGIVLPPVVELSQGLKQRGWNVPLTPDATTLYALIAKEGKRCDS, from the coding sequence ATGTCGATTCGCGTGACGGATCTCACTCATGTCTACCACCAGGGCACCCCTCTGGAGAGGCGTGCCCTGGATGGTGTGAACCTTCTGGTGGAGCCCGGCTCCTGGGTGAGCGTGGTGGGGCATACCGGAAGCGGCAAGTCCACGCTGGCGCAGCATCTCAACGGACTGCTCTTTGCCACCCGAGGGGTGGTCGAAGTGGATGGCGTTTTTCTCCGCGAGGATGCTCCGGAACTTCTCCGAAAAGCGAGGAAAAAAGTCGGACTCGTCTTTCAGTATCCAGAGCAACAGCTTTTCGCCGAGACCGTCTCGGAAGAAATCGCCTTCGCACCTCGCAATTGGGGTATTTCCAAAGAGCGGCTTCCAGAAGTCGTCCATGCCGCTGCGGCACGTGTCGGCCTGGAGAAGTCCCTCCTCGGCATGAATCCCTTCAACCTTTCGGGCGGACAGAAACGCCGGGTTGCCCTGGCGTCGGTGCTTGCTTCCGAACCCGACTATCTCGTGCTGGATGAACCGACGGCAGGACTTGACGGAAAGGGCAGAAAAGAGTTGCTCTCCCTCCTGAGTCGGTTCGTGCGGGAAGGGAAAAGTGTCGTTCTCGTCACTCACGACCTCGACACCGCCCTCGCCCATTCGCACCGCATTCTCGTCCTCGAGGATGGGAAGGTGTTCGCTCTCGGGACACCACAGGAGGTGTTGAACGCATTGGTAGGAGCGTCTGTTCGAGGCATTGTCCTTCCGCCGGTGGTGGAACTCTCGCAGGGGCTGAAACAGCGCGGTTGGAACGTCCCTCTCACGCCCGATGCGACGACATTGTATGCACTGATCGCCAAGGAGGGGAAGCGGTGCGATTCCTGA
- a CDS encoding energy-coupling factor transporter transmembrane component T family protein: MRFLNHLTLGQYVPTGSPLHCLDPRCKILGTLLVMTVLFLTRAPVSFLAWGLLLLALTLLSRLSPGMVLRGARPVLILIVFTAFIHLFFTKGTPLWSLGILSITKEGVTAALRMSSRLFFLVLFAGLLTLTTSPMELADGLERLFSPLVPLGFPAHEMAMMMTISLRFIPTLLDETDRIFKAQLARGADLDRGGLIRRLRAFVPVLIPLFVIVFQRAEELAVAMEARCYRGAGRTRMYPLRWSRGDTAALFLFTFALGGVLGMDRWLLS, from the coding sequence GTGCGATTCCTGAATCACCTCACGCTCGGACAGTATGTTCCCACGGGTTCTCCGTTGCACTGTCTGGATCCGAGATGCAAGATCCTCGGTACGCTGCTTGTCATGACTGTACTCTTTCTCACGCGAGCCCCCGTGTCCTTTCTTGCCTGGGGTCTTCTCCTTCTTGCCCTCACGCTGCTTTCCCGTCTTTCTCCTGGGATGGTGCTGCGGGGTGCGAGACCCGTTCTTATTCTTATTGTCTTTACGGCATTCATTCATCTTTTCTTTACCAAGGGAACGCCGCTCTGGTCGTTGGGCATTCTCTCCATCACGAAAGAAGGCGTGACCGCTGCTCTGCGCATGAGCAGCCGCCTCTTTTTTCTCGTTCTTTTCGCGGGACTTCTCACGCTCACCACATCTCCCATGGAGTTGGCGGACGGTCTGGAGCGCCTGTTTTCTCCGCTGGTTCCGCTCGGTTTTCCCGCTCACGAAATGGCCATGATGATGACGATCTCTCTCCGCTTCATCCCGACGCTGCTTGACGAGACGGATCGCATTTTCAAGGCCCAGCTCGCACGCGGCGCCGACCTGGATCGAGGTGGGCTCATCCGGCGCCTCCGTGCTTTCGTGCCGGTGCTCATTCCTCTCTTCGTCATCGTCTTTCAACGGGCGGAGGAACTTGCCGTCGCCATGGAGGCCCGCTGTTACCGAGGTGCCGGGCGGACCCGCATGTACCCGCTCCGGTGGAGCAGGGGGGACACCGCAGCCCTTTTCCTGTTCACGTTTGCCTTGGGAGGGGTTCTTGGAATGGACAGGTGGCTTCTGTCGTGA
- the truA gene encoding tRNA pseudouridine(38-40) synthase TruA, producing MKRYAIQLAYDGTPFSGWQRQKESRGIQEVVEEALERISGEPTPVIAAGRTDGGVHARGQVISFSLRKEWNPETLRKALDFHLESSVRAVRAAVVPFRFSARKDALWREYVYQIWDAPFIFPHVQGYAWWIRSSWNWDAVRQATEHLRGNHDFTAFCRAGDLPENPRRTISAVSLARRGPLVRFRIRGKSFLTNMVRIILGCLAEVGRGRRNSDWIADLLRGASRTQAGPTAPPGGLCLWRVGYEPSPWHPLVGLAGNAYSRSEGADFVPPEDAVFSADGDGTEE from the coding sequence GTGAAAAGGTATGCGATACAGCTCGCCTACGATGGAACTCCCTTTTCGGGATGGCAGCGTCAGAAAGAAAGCCGGGGCATTCAAGAGGTCGTGGAGGAAGCTCTGGAGCGGATTTCCGGAGAACCGACGCCGGTGATTGCCGCCGGTCGCACGGACGGAGGCGTGCACGCCCGGGGACAGGTCATCTCCTTTTCCCTGCGAAAGGAATGGAATCCGGAGACTCTTCGCAAAGCCCTGGATTTTCACCTGGAGAGTTCGGTCCGTGCGGTTCGCGCCGCCGTGGTTCCTTTCCGCTTTTCCGCGAGAAAAGACGCCCTCTGGAGAGAGTATGTCTATCAGATCTGGGACGCCCCTTTCATCTTCCCTCACGTTCAGGGGTACGCGTGGTGGATCCGTTCCTCCTGGAACTGGGACGCGGTGCGGCAGGCTACGGAACATCTCCGTGGGAACCATGATTTCACGGCATTCTGTCGGGCCGGTGATCTTCCGGAGAATCCTAGGAGGACCATCTCCGCCGTTTCCCTCGCCCGACGGGGGCCTCTGGTGCGTTTTCGAATCAGAGGGAAATCCTTTCTCACGAACATGGTGCGCATCATCCTGGGGTGTCTCGCCGAGGTGGGACGAGGGCGGAGGAATTCCGACTGGATCGCCGATCTTCTCCGGGGTGCCTCCCGTACTCAGGCCGGCCCGACGGCACCTCCCGGAGGGTTGTGTCTCTGGAGGGTTGGATATGAACCCTCTCCGTGGCATCCTCTTGTAGGACTCGCGGGGAATGCGTATAGTCGTAGCGAAGGGGCGGACTTCGTGCCGCCGGAGGATGCCGTTTTTTCCGCAGACGGCGATGGTACGGAAGAGTAA
- a CDS encoding rod shape-determining protein has translation MFGRDIGIDLGTATVLIFVRGKGVVLREPSVVALDQTNDRILAVGEDAKRMLGRTPGHVTAVRPLRDGVIANYTMTEAMLRHFIRKVTSGVGKFFRNRVMICVPSGATDVERRAVLEAAVEVGSREAYLIEEPMAAAIGAELDVAEPRGNMVVDIGGGTTDIAVISLGGIVVAESLRVGGDKFDEAIMRFVRKQYNLAIGEQTAEDLKISIGTCHPKQDESAEMTIKGRDLILGLPRQVEISSNDVAEAIREPVQTIVDGIRHVLELTPPELSADIIDRGIVLTGGGALLRGLTELVTEQTEISCYIAEHPLECVALGTGKALDSLDKLKESGTVLSALKKGGRRGL, from the coding sequence GTGTTCGGAAGAGATATCGGCATAGATCTGGGAACGGCGACGGTGCTCATTTTCGTGCGTGGCAAAGGCGTCGTGTTGCGGGAGCCCTCGGTGGTCGCCCTCGATCAGACGAATGACAGAATCCTCGCCGTCGGTGAGGACGCGAAGCGCATGCTCGGGCGCACGCCGGGACATGTCACGGCGGTACGCCCTCTCCGGGATGGTGTCATCGCCAACTACACCATGACCGAGGCCATGCTGCGTCATTTCATCCGCAAGGTCACGTCCGGAGTGGGCAAGTTCTTTCGGAACCGCGTCATGATCTGCGTCCCTTCGGGAGCCACCGACGTGGAGCGCCGGGCCGTCCTCGAAGCAGCGGTGGAGGTTGGTTCCAGAGAGGCCTATCTCATCGAAGAGCCCATGGCAGCGGCCATCGGTGCGGAACTCGACGTGGCTGAACCACGGGGAAACATGGTCGTCGACATCGGCGGCGGTACCACGGACATCGCGGTGATTTCCCTGGGAGGCATCGTCGTGGCGGAATCGCTGCGGGTTGGGGGCGACAAATTCGACGAGGCCATCATGCGCTTCGTGCGGAAACAGTACAATCTCGCCATCGGGGAACAGACGGCGGAAGATCTGAAAATCTCCATAGGCACCTGTCACCCCAAACAGGACGAGAGTGCCGAGATGACCATCAAAGGACGGGATCTCATTTTGGGGCTTCCCCGCCAGGTGGAAATCAGCAGCAACGACGTGGCCGAAGCGATCCGCGAACCCGTGCAGACCATTGTGGATGGAATTCGGCATGTTTTGGAATTAACGCCTCCCGAGCTTTCAGCCGATATCATCGATAGGGGAATCGTCCTTACCGGAGGAGGGGCTTTGCTGCGGGGGCTCACGGAACTCGTGACCGAGCAGACGGAGATCTCCTGCTACATTGCCGAGCATCCGCTGGAGTGTGTGGCACTCGGCACGGGCAAGGCGCTCGACTCCCTGGACAAACTGAAAGAATCCGGAACCGTTTTGTCCGCCCTGAAAAAAGGAGGGCGACGCGGTCTCTAG
- a CDS encoding flagellar hook-basal body protein, which produces MFRGLYAGASAMLVQEKMLDVAGNNLANVDTAGFRGRIAVNKSFPTLLMEKLDGNPGETYPPKPDRLKKRELIGSAAFANVLSETVTDTQGGAMRVTDAPLDVAILGEGFFAVQDGLGNTFYTRSGHFVLDGEGNLATHNGHLVQGLGGPVAVGAEAVSVFINAGGQVIADGVVVDQLQLVEFESPTYLRQEGKSLLSETEDSGAPQPVEEPRLASGSLEMSNVNVVTEMIRMVEANRAYEAAAKTVSVQDEMANRLNQTYGKA; this is translated from the coding sequence ATGTTTCGAGGCCTGTATGCGGGGGCTTCGGCAATGCTCGTCCAGGAGAAGATGCTGGACGTGGCGGGGAATAACCTCGCCAATGTGGATACGGCGGGTTTTCGTGGCCGCATCGCTGTAAATAAGTCCTTTCCGACGTTGCTCATGGAAAAGCTCGACGGCAATCCCGGCGAAACCTATCCACCCAAGCCGGACCGTCTCAAAAAACGTGAACTCATCGGCAGCGCCGCCTTTGCGAACGTCCTCTCCGAAACGGTGACGGACACCCAGGGAGGAGCCATGCGGGTCACCGACGCGCCTCTCGACGTGGCCATCCTCGGAGAGGGCTTTTTTGCCGTTCAGGACGGTCTCGGCAACACCTTCTACACACGGTCCGGTCATTTCGTCCTCGATGGAGAGGGAAACCTCGCCACCCACAACGGACATCTCGTCCAGGGGCTTGGCGGTCCCGTGGCGGTCGGAGCCGAGGCGGTCTCGGTCTTCATCAATGCCGGAGGGCAGGTCATCGCCGACGGCGTCGTGGTGGATCAGTTGCAATTGGTCGAGTTCGAATCTCCCACCTACCTCCGGCAGGAGGGGAAGTCCCTCCTCTCCGAGACGGAAGATTCGGGAGCACCTCAACCGGTGGAGGAGCCCCGTCTTGCCTCGGGAAGCCTCGAGATGTCCAATGTGAACGTCGTCACCGAGATGATTCGCATGGTCGAGGCGAATCGGGCCTACGAGGCCGCGGCAAAGACCGTTTCGGTGCAGGACGAAATGGCGAACCGTCTCAATCAGACCTACGGCAAGGCCTAG